The DNA sequence AGGCGTCAGTGCCGACAAAGCCGTTGGCCGGGGTGTAGGTGAAAGTGGCGCCGGTGACGGTCGCCGTGCCGTGCGCGGGCGGGGTGACGATGGCGAACTGCGTGGCCGGGTTCGCCGGAACGGCAACCAGCCCCGCGCTGACCGGAGTGGCGGTGGTGGTCACGGCCGCCACGTTCTGCGGCTCAGCGCCCGCTGCCGACGCCAACCCGGGAAACCCCACCGCAGCCCCGGCGCCTCCGGCAAGTAGTGACAGCACCGCGATTACCGCGGTCCAGCGCAACCTGCGGGTGGTATCCCCGGTCGTGGCGGTCCACCCGAAGTGGCGCCGAGAACGCTCAACTGTCGCCCCATCGACCACAGGCCAAACTCCTCACACGGTTACGACCCCCGGAACACTCAGGCAACTTCCGTAACAATGGGCAACAAAAATCACACTGGTAACACGACACGATCACAGATCGAGCTCAATGAATTCTTCGGATTAACTTGGCTTACGCTCACGCCGGCGACGCGCCTTTCGATGCGGCGCGCCCGCCGCCGGCTCAGAAGTCCGGCAGTAGAGCGCTCGGCTCGCCCGAGTCCCCCAGGTCGACGTCGCCGACGTCCGGTGCCAGCGAACCATCGATCGGCGAGTACGAAGCACCGATCGACTCGGCGACAGCGCGCGGCAGATAGTTCACCAGGGCATCGACGAAACCCGTTTGGTTCACATCCTCGAACGGCGCCAGCAGTCCGGCCAGGCCCGGAGCCTCACTGTTGAGATAGGCGTTGAGGAGATCGGCCGGTGCGCCGATCAGCCCAAACAGTGCGCCGGTGATATCGCCTGCCGACAGGTCGTCGACGAAGTTGCGGGCGAGCGTCTCGAATTCGGCGGCAACGGCCTGCAGGGAGCTGAGCGCGGCAAGGCCGACCGGCACCTGTACTGCGTGCAAGGTGGCCATCGCCGCATTTACGACGTTCCCGACGATGTCGATGGGGATCGCCACCAGGCGATCCACCAGCCCCAAGACCGGAAAGGCGCTGATCACGATGATGATCGCCTGCCCCAACGCCGCCGTGATCTCGCTCGCCGAAATGGCGCTGAACAGGGTGTCGAGCTGGTCGGGCAGGTTGATCAGCCCGTCCACGAACGACTGGGCGGTGGCCCCGAATGCCTCGAACGTCCGCTGCGCGTAGTCAAACCCGTTGGTGGCCAGCTGGACCACTGTGGGCAGCGGGTCCTCCAGCCAGTGCGCGCCGATCACGCCCAGATTGTTAAAGGTGTTGGTGATCAGGTCCACATACGGATCGAAGGGACTGGCCGTCAGCTCGACGGCGCGCGCGACGACGTCAAGGGGCGGCGCCACCGACGGCGTCGCGATCAGGGTGCCCGTGGCCAGTGCTGCGATGCCAACGGTGATCCGGGGGTGACTGACTGATCCCACAACACTCATTTCATGACTGGAGCCACTACGGTAACTCTGGGCACGCTGGTCAACCGCGTGAATGGACGATTTTCGGGTAACGCCGGTTGCGAGCCGGGCCACCCCCATCCGACGCCCGGGGACGCCGGAGATATGGCGAGCGCCGGCACGGGGCCGATCGCCGCTGGAGGCATGGCAGGGCGCGGGCCCGTAGCGGCCGACCACTCCTGGTTGAGTCATCAGAAGCGGACCTAAGTCTTCTTATTCCCGCCCGCCGACTCCGTTAGCACATCAACGGGCCGGGCGTGGCGGTTTCATTCAAGGAATCTTTCAAATCCAAAGACGGTTATTGACGCCTCTTGCAATACTTCTGCCAGTTGCCAACTGAAGGCGCGGCGTACGGTGCGACATCTGCTGGGGGCATGTCGGACGACGTAATGGCTTGCCGTGCAATCAGCTTGGCGACATCGTCAGTGACTGTTGCGATCTAGGGGTATCGATGAAGCAAATCATCTTCGGCGCAATGCTGTTTGGCGCCGCACTGGGTTTGGCCGGCGCAGCCAACGCCGCCAACGACAACCAGTACGAATTCCTTTACGGCTCAACAGACGCGTTGGTCCTGGGCCCGACCGGAATCCCTACACCGAGTGCCAATTACATCAGCAACGGCGTCGATCTGTACCTCGGTCCGCTGGGGTACAGCGGCACCGTCGCGTCGACGTTGCCGCTGACCATGCCCAACAGCTTGGACTTCTTGAACAGCGTCCCACAGGGGCAAGCCATCCTCGTCAACGCGATCCTCGCCGACTACAACGCCGGCGAGATGGGCTGTGACGCCTCCGGCGTCTGCACCGACCCGCTGACCATTTTCACCTACTCGCAGAGCAGTCTCATCGCCTCCTACGCCCAACAGCAACTCACCGAAGCCGGCGTCCCCAGCGACGCTTTACGTTTCGTGATGCTCGGCGCCAACCCCGAAGCCGTCCCCACCAGCCTGTACCCCACCGAAGTATTCAACATCCAAGGCGACGTCTACACGAACCCCATAGTCCAAAGTTGGATAGACCTGCTGTTCGGGGGAACGAGTTGGCAGGACTTGCTGTACGGGTTGGCTCTGCATAGCGCCTACTTCGGGTTGACGGCAGACCAAATCGACTCGGCCACATCGGTTGTCGATGGGATGACCACGTTCAACGAGATTCCAACGCTCGACTTCGGCGACCTGGGGCAAGCGCTGTGGAATGCACTCTTTGCGGTGTGATGCCTAGGTGAGGAGTTGGGCCGGGCAGCACTCGGCTCAACTCCGCCTGGGGGGCGTCAACATCGCGCCACGGGATACCAAGACCGTTGTAGGGCGGGCGGGGCTCGAACCCGCGACCAATGGATTATGAGTCCACGGCTCTAACCAACTGAGCTACCGCCCCTGATACGCATGTGCGCGGGAACCATCGTGCCATGCCGCGTCAGCGGCGTCTCCATGCGCCGTCGCCGCGATCCTCCACGTCCGGGAACCGCCGAACCCGTCCGCAACATCACGCACCAACGGCGTGCCTACTCATCGTTATATTGCAATGCTTGCATATTTCAGGTATCGTCGCTGCCATGAACACGACAGAGCACCAGACCCACTCGCACACCGAACACACCCACGGCCCCGGCTGCGGCCACGAGGCAGTGCAGCACGGCGACCACGTGGACTACCTACACGATGGTCATCGTCACGCCGCTCACGGTGACCACTACGACGAGCACTGATCACTCACCAACCAGCAAGCGGCGTAGGCGTGTCCGCAACCTCGGCAATGGACAGTACGCAATCGATGAGGAAGGCTCCGCAATAGCGGGGCCTTCCTCATCAGCGCGCGGGGAAGGCTGGCTAGTTGCCACTGTCCGACTCCTGGGGCGGATCGGGCAGCTCCATACCGGCCAAGCGGACCGGGTCGGCGATCGAGACGATACCCACCAACCGACCATCTCGGACCGTGCACGCCATCAAGGCCAGCGGCCGGCCCGTCGGGCCCCAGCCCAAGATTCCGGGCTCGCCGTTGACCAGGACACGACGCGCCGTGATCCGCGCCCCCTGGCCTCGACGGACCGCCTCCAGGACCGCACTGGCTCCGGTC is a window from the Mycobacterium sp. SVM_VP21 genome containing:
- a CDS encoding PE-PPE domain-containing protein, producing MKQIIFGAMLFGAALGLAGAANAANDNQYEFLYGSTDALVLGPTGIPTPSANYISNGVDLYLGPLGYSGTVASTLPLTMPNSLDFLNSVPQGQAILVNAILADYNAGEMGCDASGVCTDPLTIFTYSQSSLIASYAQQQLTEAGVPSDALRFVMLGANPEAVPTSLYPTEVFNIQGDVYTNPIVQSWIDLLFGGTSWQDLLYGLALHSAYFGLTADQIDSATSVVDGMTTFNEIPTLDFGDLGQALWNALFAV
- a CDS encoding zinc transporter permease; its protein translation is MNTTEHQTHSHTEHTHGPGCGHEAVQHGDHVDYLHDGHRHAAHGDHYDEH